In Finegoldia magna ATCC 53516, a genomic segment contains:
- a CDS encoding YlbF family regulator, translating into MEYKKKAEELAQMLNNSPEFQELKKLHKEVYKKNETNKNMIDDFKKHLFEYQLKIQQTGKEDPEDVQKLQNLQNIIMTNHEIAAYLQADARFSMILKDVYDALEGGIKLEDE; encoded by the coding sequence ATGGAATATAAGAAAAAAGCTGAAGAATTGGCACAAATGCTGAACAATTCTCCAGAGTTTCAAGAACTTAAAAAACTTCACAAAGAAGTTTATAAAAAGAATGAAACTAACAAAAATATGATAGATGATTTTAAAAAGCATTTGTTTGAATATCAATTAAAAATTCAACAAACAGGAAAAGAAGATCCTGAAGATGTACAAAAACTTCAAAACTTACAAAATATTATAATGACAAATCACGAAATAGCAGCTTATTTACAAGCAGATGCAAGATTTTCTATGATTTTGAAAGATGTTTATGATGCATTAGAAGGTGGCATTAAATTAGAAGATGAATAG
- a CDS encoding O-methyltransferase, whose protein sequence is MNSIVNEQLQDYLRQLSKSDDETILELEEFAKNNHIPIVEAEVRQLLKMILLMEQPKTILEIGTAIGYSSIIMKKTCPGAKITTVENYEKNANFARENFKKYGYDDIELIFGDGYEVMKNMDTKFDLIFIDAAKGQYIKYFEEAVRLSNKNSVIVCDNVLFRGMVCEKEFYEHRHRKITIVKRLREFLEIISDSSKYDTTIIPIDDGMSITKLK, encoded by the coding sequence ATGAATAGTATTGTAAATGAACAACTACAAGATTATTTAAGACAATTATCAAAAAGTGACGATGAAACTATTTTAGAGCTAGAAGAATTTGCTAAGAATAATCATATCCCAATAGTTGAAGCAGAAGTTAGACAATTATTAAAGATGATTTTGCTGATGGAACAACCAAAAACTATTCTAGAAATAGGGACAGCTATTGGTTACAGCTCGATTATTATGAAAAAAACTTGTCCTGGTGCAAAGATTACTACAGTTGAAAATTACGAAAAAAATGCAAATTTTGCCAGGGAAAACTTCAAAAAGTACGGCTATGATGATATTGAATTGATATTTGGCGACGGATATGAAGTTATGAAAAATATGGATACAAAATTTGATCTGATATTTATCGATGCTGCTAAAGGACAATATATAAAATATTTCGAAGAAGCTGTTCGATTATCTAACAAGAATTCTGTTATTGTATGCGACAATGTTTTGTTCAGAGGGATGGTATGCGAGAAAGAATTTTATGAACACAGACACAGAAAGATAACAATCGTTAAGAGATTAAGAGAATTTTTGGAAATTATTTCTGATAGTTCAAAATATGATACAACTATAATTCCAATTGATGATGGAATGAGCATAACTAAATTAAAATAG
- a CDS encoding peptidase U32 family protein, whose protein sequence is MKKVELLAPAGDLDKLKTAIDYGADAVYMAGPDYGLRTASKNFTLDDMKEAVEYAHSRGKKIYITMNILAHNDDLEGIEEYIQSLIDINVDALIVSDPGIYSIIRSINQDIEVHMSTQASVTNFRTVKYWMDQGIKRIVLARELSLKEIQDIKKNIPDSELECFVHGAMCMSYSGRCLLSNYMTGRDANRGDCAQACRWKYRLVEEKRPGEYFPIEEDEKGTFIFNSKDLCMIEHLDKLIAAGIDSLKIEGRVKSQYYVATVVRSYRIAIDKYYNNEFDEQTAKRLLEEIKKVSYRDFTTGFFEKKPDENDQLYESSSYIRKYDFVGLLLDYDEESKIATFEQRNRVFEGDEVEIFGPEDGFITTKIEKMYDEKMNEIEVANKAQQIFKIKIDQKLQPNSMMRKKSDN, encoded by the coding sequence ATGAAAAAAGTTGAATTATTAGCACCGGCAGGTGATTTAGATAAATTAAAAACAGCCATTGATTATGGCGCAGATGCAGTGTATATGGCAGGTCCTGACTATGGTTTGAGAACTGCATCTAAGAATTTCACATTAGATGATATGAAAGAAGCAGTGGAATACGCTCATAGCAGGGGCAAGAAAATATATATAACAATGAATATATTAGCCCACAATGATGATTTGGAAGGAATTGAAGAATATATTCAAAGCCTGATCGATATAAATGTAGATGCTTTGATTGTTTCTGATCCTGGAATTTATTCTATTATTAGAAGTATTAATCAAGATATTGAAGTTCACATGTCAACACAAGCATCTGTGACAAATTTTAGAACAGTAAAATATTGGATGGATCAAGGAATCAAAAGAATTGTGTTAGCTCGTGAATTATCTTTGAAAGAAATTCAAGACATCAAGAAAAACATTCCTGATTCTGAATTAGAATGTTTTGTACATGGAGCTATGTGTATGTCTTATTCAGGAAGATGTTTATTGAGTAACTACATGACAGGAAGAGATGCAAACAGAGGAGACTGCGCACAAGCTTGTAGATGGAAGTACAGACTTGTTGAAGAAAAAAGACCTGGAGAATATTTTCCGATCGAAGAAGACGAAAAAGGAACTTTTATTTTCAATTCAAAAGATTTGTGTATGATTGAACACTTAGATAAATTAATCGCAGCAGGAATTGATAGTTTGAAAATAGAAGGTAGAGTAAAGAGTCAATATTATGTAGCTACGGTAGTTAGAAGCTATAGAATCGCCATCGACAAGTACTATAATAATGAATTTGATGAACAAACAGCGAAGAGACTTTTAGAAGAAATTAAAAAAGTTTCTTATAGAGATTTTACTACAGGATTTTTTGAAAAAAAACCTGATGAAAATGACCAATTGTACGAATCATCTTCTTATATTAGAAAATATGATTTTGTAGGGTTATTATTAGATTATGATGAAGAAAGTAAAATTGCTACTTTTGAACAAAGAAATAGAGTTTTCGAAGGAGACGAAGTAGAAATCTTTGGCCCAGAAGATGGATTTATTACAACAAAGATTGAAAAAATGTATGACGAAAAAATGAATGAAATTGAAGTGGCAAATAAGGCTCAACAAATTTTTAAAATTAAGATTGATCAAAAACTTCAACCTAATTCGATGATGAGAAAAAAGAGCGATAATTAA
- a CDS encoding HlyD family efflux transporter periplasmic adaptor subunit — translation MKTKKLNKKEIFIIIISVLLLVFIVHNLLGFLFKRNLYLVNDISKIKNEINVNALVLKDEYIYLNDVDTKAAENIKYPVGSNVINVPKDINLQMSTKYIDDKLNDLEINHSDKTTSKFEIKDTDIKTLSNSIRNRNFDDKFLSEYDKKKNITEEEYFHSKKELEILKQVLNSNSSTVKTTVSGVLKNNIDNYENFLGYNSSSILGSDFYLRDIDDNYSTKGLSVVDSMNLSLVFDVESSKLNRNLKNNDEIEINVDKNDYSAHIKDIKVNGNIITIVCDMNDGINDLMNKRFVPITVIDKKTKVFKIPRKSIITKDSTQGVYIKKETGIIKFVAVKVLKTDDKFAYVSTGTDGQIDVNNRKVKTLELYDYIVKNPKFVKEGELLK, via the coding sequence ATGAAAACGAAAAAACTTAACAAAAAAGAAATTTTTATAATAATTATTTCTGTTTTACTATTAGTATTTATTGTTCACAATTTATTAGGTTTTTTATTCAAACGAAACCTATATCTTGTGAACGACATTTCCAAAATAAAAAACGAAATAAATGTAAATGCTCTTGTTCTAAAAGATGAGTACATTTATTTAAATGATGTGGATACGAAAGCAGCTGAAAATATCAAATATCCTGTGGGATCTAATGTAATAAACGTACCGAAAGACATCAACTTACAAATGAGTACGAAATATATAGATGACAAATTGAACGATTTGGAAATAAATCACAGCGATAAGACTACAAGTAAATTTGAGATAAAAGATACTGATATTAAAACATTATCAAATTCTATAAGAAATAGAAACTTTGATGATAAGTTTTTGTCTGAATATGATAAGAAAAAGAATATCACAGAAGAAGAGTATTTTCATTCTAAAAAAGAATTAGAGATATTGAAACAAGTTTTAAACTCAAATTCATCTACAGTTAAGACCACAGTTAGTGGAGTGTTAAAAAACAATATTGATAACTATGAAAATTTTTTAGGATATAACTCTTCAAGCATTCTAGGTAGTGATTTTTATTTAAGAGATATTGATGACAATTATTCTACTAAAGGCTTATCAGTTGTTGATAGTATGAATTTATCGTTGGTATTTGATGTGGAAAGTTCTAAGTTGAATAGAAATTTGAAAAATAACGACGAAATTGAAATCAATGTTGACAAAAACGATTATTCAGCGCACATAAAAGATATAAAAGTAAATGGGAATATCATTACAATAGTATGCGATATGAATGATGGTATTAATGATTTAATGAATAAAAGATTTGTGCCTATAACTGTGATTGATAAAAAAACAAAAGTATTCAAAATACCTAGAAAATCAATTATTACGAAAGATTCTACACAAGGCGTTTACATTAAAAAAGAAACAGGAATTATCAAATTTGTAGCGGTAAAAGTTTTAAAAACTGACGATAAATTTGCCTACGTTTCAACGGGCACTGATGGACAGATTGATGTTAATAACAGAAAAGTAAAAACTTTGGAGCTATACGATTATATTGTCAAAAATCCAAAGTTTGTTAAAGAGGGGGAACTTTTAAAATAA
- a CDS encoding YggS family pyridoxal phosphate-dependent enzyme has product MSIKDNLNEVNENLKKFASHGETPHLIAVTKTVDIDRIKEAIDCGVTDIGENKPQEMSWKYDELKDCVNYHMIGHLQSNKVKDVVGKACLIHSLDRMSVLKEIEKRASAINKPQDCLIQLNVAEEEQKSGLYLDDLDSFIEEIEKTEFVKVKGLMSIAPFAEDPEEIRWVFKKMREIYDKIKNTEYKNIEMKYLSMGMSHDYKVALEEGSNMVRVGSFIFGKRNYN; this is encoded by the coding sequence ATGAGTATAAAAGACAATCTAAATGAAGTTAATGAAAATTTGAAAAAATTTGCTTCGCATGGAGAAACACCACATCTTATTGCTGTTACAAAAACTGTGGACATTGACAGAATTAAAGAAGCTATTGATTGTGGAGTAACTGATATTGGTGAAAACAAGCCTCAAGAAATGAGCTGGAAATATGATGAATTAAAAGATTGTGTTAATTATCATATGATTGGTCATTTGCAATCTAATAAAGTAAAAGATGTTGTAGGAAAAGCTTGTTTGATTCATTCATTAGATAGAATGAGTGTTTTAAAAGAAATAGAAAAAAGAGCTAGTGCAATTAATAAACCACAAGATTGTTTGATTCAATTAAATGTTGCAGAAGAAGAGCAAAAATCTGGTTTATATCTTGATGATTTGGATTCTTTTATTGAAGAAATAGAAAAAACAGAGTTTGTAAAAGTAAAAGGATTGATGAGCATTGCTCCATTTGCAGAAGATCCAGAAGAAATTAGATGGGTTTTCAAGAAAATGAGAGAAATTTATGATAAAATAAAAAATACAGAATACAAAAATATAGAAATGAAATACTTATCAATGGGAATGAGCCACGACTACAAAGTGGCGCTTGAAGAAGGATCCAATATGGTAAGAGTTGGAAGCTTTATTTTTGGTAAAAGAAATTACAATTAG
- a CDS encoding cell division protein SepF — translation MSFMNSFKKLVGVEDDYDEYYDDEYYYDDSDHVETESNDYETKQNYEPKNNIVSMNNSTTKPVESKPLNRVKINIHEPISFDDAPKVIDVILKNEVAVLNIEMLEKDVKQRIFDFVSGAIYSLDGKMQKVTKDIFVLVPKGVEIDGKIKDQITKNNGFFQL, via the coding sequence ATGTCATTTATGAATTCATTTAAAAAATTAGTAGGGGTAGAAGACGATTACGACGAATATTACGATGATGAATACTACTATGATGACTCAGATCATGTTGAAACTGAATCAAACGATTATGAAACAAAACAAAATTACGAACCAAAAAACAATATAGTAAGCATGAATAATTCTACAACTAAACCTGTTGAATCAAAGCCTTTAAATAGAGTTAAGATTAATATTCACGAACCAATCAGTTTTGATGATGCACCAAAAGTTATTGATGTTATATTAAAAAACGAAGTTGCTGTATTAAATATTGAAATGCTTGAAAAAGACGTAAAGCAAAGAATTTTTGACTTTGTTAGTGGTGCTATTTATTCACTTGATGGTAAAATGCAAAAAGTAACTAAAGATATTTTTGTTTTGGTACCAAAAGGGGTAGAAATAGACGGCAAGATTAAGGATCAAATCACAAAAAATAATGGATTTTTCCAATTATGA
- a CDS encoding YggT family protein, which yields MINGFSIVNFFLTILKLIEWSIFIRVILSFVHISRDNALVDSIYLITDYIMYPAKILLGMFGLDRGIIDWSPLVTLIFLQIIGSLIVGLV from the coding sequence ATGATAAATGGATTTAGTATTGTTAATTTTTTCTTAACCATTTTGAAGCTAATAGAATGGTCGATATTTATTAGAGTTATATTGTCTTTTGTTCATATATCAAGGGATAATGCTTTGGTCGACTCGATTTATTTGATTACTGATTATATAATGTATCCTGCAAAAATTTTGCTGGGTATGTTTGGACTTGATAGAGGCATTATAGACTGGTCTCCATTAGTAACATTGATATTTCTTCAAATTATTGGATCGTTAATAGTAGGATTGGTTTAA
- a CDS encoding YlmH/Sll1252 family protein — MSYELNYIQDIEIKKTIDRFIDSLISVKRTKTIYATDFMNPKEIEYATSILNAETDVGYMVTNCPVNCENKIIIMWDRYCYSEEYINMFDYIGLLEIQTDQEITHRDILGAVLNLGINREKIGDIFTHNKRFYLCATNTMIKFLNLNLTKIKKFNISTSIIEENIEKDEEMFKSFTGIINSERLDCLVSEMANISRKDAQIMIKNKKIKLNYEVISNTSKSVEENSLVSIRGYGRYRLLEYLGSTKKDKLRIKYIKYI; from the coding sequence ATGAGTTATGAATTAAATTACATTCAAGATATAGAAATTAAAAAGACTATCGATAGATTTATTGATAGTCTTATTTCAGTTAAAAGGACAAAAACTATTTATGCAACTGATTTTATGAATCCAAAAGAAATAGAGTATGCTACATCAATATTGAACGCAGAGACTGATGTAGGATATATGGTTACAAATTGTCCTGTAAATTGTGAAAATAAGATTATTATAATGTGGGATAGGTATTGTTATTCAGAAGAATATATCAATATGTTCGATTACATTGGTCTTTTGGAAATACAGACTGATCAGGAAATAACCCACAGAGATATTTTAGGTGCTGTATTGAATTTAGGAATTAATCGTGAAAAAATTGGAGATATTTTTACTCATAATAAAAGATTTTATCTTTGCGCTACAAATACGATGATTAAATTTTTGAATTTGAATTTGACGAAGATAAAAAAGTTCAATATTTCGACATCAATTATTGAAGAGAATATAGAAAAAGATGAAGAAATGTTTAAATCATTTACAGGAATTATTAACTCAGAGAGATTGGATTGCTTGGTTTCTGAGATGGCAAATATTTCCAGGAAAGATGCTCAGATAATGATAAAAAACAAGAAAATTAAGCTTAATTATGAAGTAATATCCAATACAAGCAAATCAGTTGAAGAAAATTCTCTTGTTTCAATAAGAGGATATGGTCGATACAGGCTTTTAGAATATTTGGGAAGCACAAAAAAAGACAAATTGAGAATAAAATATATTAAATACATTTAG
- the lspA gene encoding signal peptidase II, with the protein MVTILIMILVIGLDHLTKYMAISLKEGDIIIFDKFLKLTYLENRGAAFGILENKKIILMIITLLIIGFVIVYIFKNYKSLVSFEKVIYGLLLGGALGNLIDRIFRGYVIDFISVRLPFNYDFPVFNVADIAVVVSCILLVIFSLKGQK; encoded by the coding sequence ATGGTTACTATTTTAATTATGATTTTGGTAATTGGCTTGGATCATTTAACAAAATACATGGCAATTTCTCTAAAAGAAGGAGATATTATCATTTTTGATAAATTTTTGAAGCTTACTTACCTTGAGAATAGAGGAGCGGCATTTGGAATTCTTGAAAATAAGAAAATTATTTTAATGATAATAACATTACTAATAATTGGATTTGTAATTGTGTATATTTTTAAGAATTACAAGAGTTTAGTTAGTTTTGAAAAAGTAATATATGGGCTACTTCTTGGTGGAGCATTGGGCAATCTTATCGACAGAATTTTCAGAGGTTATGTCATCGATTTTATTTCTGTAAGATTACCTTTTAATTACGATTTTCCAGTGTTTAATGTGGCAGATATAGCTGTTGTTGTATCGTGTATATTACTTGTAATATTTAGCTTAAAAGGACAGAAATAA
- a CDS encoding uracil-DNA glycosylase, with product MSVNIGNRWDELLKDEWDKDYYKKIREVLIHDYQNYRVYPDMNYIFEALKLVPFEDCKVVILGQDPYHNPNQAHGLSFSVKPNVKTPPSLINIYKELQNEFGYPIPNNGYLMKWAKQGVLLLNTSLTVIENKPNSHSKIGWQILTDKIIELLGNSDRPIVFILWGNNARMKKDLIKSKNALILESPHPSPFSANRGFFGCNHFIKTNDYLKDNGLEPIDWKIENI from the coding sequence ATGAGTGTTAATATAGGAAATAGATGGGATGAATTACTAAAAGATGAATGGGACAAGGATTATTATAAAAAAATTAGGGAAGTTTTAATTCACGATTATCAAAATTATAGAGTATATCCTGATATGAATTATATTTTTGAAGCGTTGAAATTAGTTCCATTTGAAGATTGCAAGGTTGTGATTTTGGGCCAAGACCCATATCACAATCCAAATCAAGCTCATGGACTTAGTTTTTCCGTAAAGCCAAATGTTAAAACACCTCCTTCATTGATCAATATTTACAAGGAATTGCAAAATGAATTTGGTTATCCAATTCCAAACAATGGATATTTGATGAAATGGGCAAAGCAAGGAGTTTTACTATTAAATACTTCTCTTACTGTAATTGAAAATAAACCTAATTCTCATTCGAAAATTGGTTGGCAAATTTTAACGGATAAAATAATAGAATTATTAGGGAATTCTGATAGACCGATAGTATTTATATTGTGGGGAAACAACGCTAGAATGAAAAAAGATTTAATTAAAAGCAAGAATGCTCTTATATTAGAATCACCACATCCTTCTCCGTTTTCGGCGAATAGGGGATTTTTTGGTTGCAATCATTTTATTAAAACTAACGATTATCTAAAGGATAACGGACTTGAACCTATTGATTGGAAGATAGAAAACATATGA
- a CDS encoding RluA family pseudouridine synthase, with translation MMYEFLIDDSNQNTRLDVFLANEVELSRSEIQKLIDEKKVLVNEKTQKKNYKLNLNDKIKFDYEKPDKTIKPQQHDLDIVYEDDYLAIINKDKNVIVHPTETIYSDTLVNYLMSNFENLSDVDGDYRRGIVHRLDKDTTGLIIIAKDNNTHLKLKEIIKNHEITKTYLCIVHGKIDECGTIEEYMTRNPKDRKKMMISDEGKLSISNYERLDYNDDYSLVKVQIKTGRTHQIRVHMNYIHHPILGDKLYGLKKEKILFDSQVLHAYNLQFIHPQTHENINVIGNLKQDFITAIKKTNLDYTKIPSKL, from the coding sequence ATGATGTACGAATTTTTAATTGACGATTCTAATCAAAACACAAGATTGGATGTTTTTTTGGCTAATGAAGTTGAGTTATCCAGAAGTGAAATTCAAAAACTTATCGATGAAAAAAAAGTGCTAGTAAACGAAAAAACTCAGAAAAAAAACTACAAGTTAAATTTGAACGATAAGATTAAATTTGACTATGAAAAGCCAGACAAAACTATAAAACCACAGCAACATGATTTGGATATCGTGTATGAAGACGATTATCTTGCGATTATAAATAAAGATAAAAATGTAATAGTTCATCCTACAGAAACTATATATTCTGATACTTTAGTGAATTATTTGATGTCTAATTTTGAAAATTTGAGTGATGTTGATGGAGATTACAGAAGGGGAATTGTTCACAGATTAGACAAAGATACTACAGGACTCATAATAATTGCAAAAGACAACAATACGCATTTAAAATTAAAGGAGATTATCAAAAATCATGAAATTACAAAAACATATTTGTGTATTGTTCATGGAAAAATCGATGAATGTGGAACAATTGAAGAATATATGACTAGAAATCCAAAAGATAGAAAGAAGATGATGATTTCCGACGAAGGAAAATTATCTATATCTAATTACGAAAGACTTGATTATAATGATGATTATTCCCTTGTAAAAGTCCAAATCAAAACGGGCAGAACTCACCAAATTAGGGTTCATATGAATTATATTCATCATCCGATTTTAGGTGACAAATTATATGGATTGAAAAAAGAAAAAATACTTTTTGACAGTCAAGTCCTTCACGCATATAATCTTCAATTTATTCATCCTCAAACTCACGAAAATATCAATGTGATCGGGAATTTGAAACAGGATTTTATTACAGCTATAAAAAAAACAAACCTAGATTACACAAAAATACCTTCTAAGTTATAA
- a CDS encoding DegV family protein yields MSIKIITDSACQITDSNKNENLIILNMPVISSDKEYIEGQTINSSDMFSRMKDGEVFKTSQVPYKTYYESFKNELEAGNDVICITLSSGLTSTFQTATMAMNALLEENKDYKIIVKDSLCACSGETSVINKALKLVELNYSFEELNKKLDEIICAQEHIFTVTNLEYLYRGGRLSKTQKVMGSLLNIRPVMSVDKNDGSLYVVEKARGEKQTFIKMKNLMIEKCNNNVNLNQTLYVCYGEDEDEADLLIEKIKEDFDFKKIVKCPLGCVIGAHTGPNMLSIYFSNNDLGEELSEV; encoded by the coding sequence ATGTCTATAAAAATAATCACGGATTCTGCTTGTCAAATAACAGATTCTAATAAAAATGAAAATTTAATAATACTGAATATGCCAGTTATTAGCTCTGATAAAGAATACATAGAAGGTCAAACCATTAATTCTTCAGATATGTTTTCTAGAATGAAAGATGGAGAAGTTTTCAAAACTAGCCAAGTTCCATATAAGACCTACTATGAATCATTTAAGAATGAATTGGAAGCTGGAAATGACGTAATCTGTATTACATTATCTAGTGGACTTACTAGCACATTTCAAACTGCTACAATGGCAATGAATGCATTATTAGAAGAAAACAAAGATTATAAAATAATAGTTAAGGATTCACTTTGTGCCTGTTCAGGAGAAACTTCCGTTATCAACAAAGCACTCAAACTTGTAGAATTAAATTATTCATTTGAAGAATTAAACAAAAAATTAGATGAAATAATCTGCGCACAAGAGCATATTTTTACAGTTACTAACTTAGAGTATTTGTACAGAGGTGGAAGATTATCTAAGACTCAAAAAGTTATGGGATCATTGTTGAATATAAGACCTGTAATGAGTGTGGATAAAAATGATGGTAGCTTGTATGTTGTAGAAAAAGCGCGTGGCGAAAAACAAACTTTTATTAAAATGAAGAATTTAATGATTGAAAAATGCAATAACAATGTGAATTTAAATCAAACACTTTATGTTTGTTACGGCGAAGATGAAGATGAAGCAGATCTCCTTATTGAAAAAATTAAAGAAGATTTTGATTTCAAGAAAATTGTTAAATGTCCTTTAGGGTGTGTAATAGGTGCTCACACTGGACCAAATATGTTAAGTATATATTTCAGTAATAATGATTTGGGAGAAGAGCTATCTGAAGTATAA
- a CDS encoding glucosaminidase domain-containing protein, with protein sequence MKNKKLMKKRVGIFLLMIVFCACLIINYSENYFSFSKKITYQKSELEDNELKTLNKLEKDLDEFKRVGALKISEENMFYPTHKSQISERMLEVALEGTDLKGNAHSFIKVEKKYGVNALYLLAIANHESDFGQSRIAKDKNNLFGFNAVDSDPYNGASQYDSLDEGIQDIGKKIKILYLSDNGKYFKGYNSYAMNKNYASDKNWGEKVNNHMILIAEKILSSYK encoded by the coding sequence ATGAAAAACAAGAAATTAATGAAAAAAAGAGTTGGAATATTCTTGCTTATGATAGTTTTTTGTGCCTGTTTAATAATAAATTATTCTGAAAATTACTTTTCTTTTTCAAAAAAAATCACTTATCAAAAAAGTGAATTAGAAGATAATGAGTTGAAAACATTAAATAAATTAGAAAAAGATTTGGATGAATTTAAGAGAGTAGGTGCTTTAAAAATTTCAGAAGAAAATATGTTTTATCCAACCCACAAATCTCAAATATCTGAACGAATGCTAGAGGTTGCATTAGAAGGTACTGATTTAAAAGGCAACGCACATTCATTCATTAAAGTAGAAAAGAAATACGGTGTGAACGCCTTGTATTTATTAGCTATAGCAAATCATGAATCTGATTTTGGACAAAGTAGAATAGCAAAGGACAAAAATAATTTGTTTGGATTCAATGCTGTTGACTCTGATCCTTACAACGGAGCAAGTCAATATGATTCACTTGATGAAGGAATTCAAGATATTGGCAAAAAAATCAAAATATTGTATCTTAGCGATAATGGAAAGTATTTTAAAGGTTATAATTCTTATGCTATGAACAAAAATTATGCAAGTGATAAAAATTGGGGAGAAAAAGTCAATAATCACATGATACTAATAGCTGAAAAGATTTTATCAAGCTATAAATAA
- a CDS encoding thermonuclease family protein, giving the protein MKKFLLGLIILISLTSCDKIIQTENQNNLYEVVRVVDGDTVILNIDGQKTRVRLIGIDTPESVAEDKSRNVKEGKIASEYTKNLLEKKKVRVEFDDEKEDVYERKLGYVFLDDEFINEKLLKEGMAKLYTKTTNQKYSERLKKAEQYAKDNKKGFWKDFYINDPNLYVKYTDSKGRGMIKGNINSKGLKIYHMPNQESYEDVKINFKKGEKYFVTEKEAQDEGFSKSSK; this is encoded by the coding sequence ATGAAGAAATTTTTACTGGGATTAATAATACTAATATCATTAACAAGCTGTGACAAAATCATTCAAACAGAAAATCAAAATAATTTGTATGAAGTAGTCAGAGTTGTAGATGGAGACACTGTAATATTAAATATAGATGGACAAAAAACGAGAGTAAGACTCATAGGAATTGATACACCAGAAAGCGTGGCAGAAGATAAAAGTCGAAATGTCAAAGAAGGCAAAATTGCAAGTGAATACACTAAAAATTTGCTAGAAAAGAAAAAAGTCAGAGTAGAATTTGACGATGAAAAAGAGGATGTATATGAAAGAAAACTAGGCTATGTGTTCTTAGATGATGAATTTATTAATGAAAAATTACTAAAAGAAGGAATGGCAAAATTATACACTAAGACAACCAATCAAAAATACTCTGAACGATTAAAAAAAGCCGAACAATACGCAAAGGATAATAAAAAAGGCTTCTGGAAAGATTTTTATATAAATGATCCAAATTTATATGTAAAATATACCGATTCTAAAGGTAGGGGAATGATAAAAGGAAATATTAACAGTAAAGGATTGAAAATATACCACATGCCTAATCAAGAAAGCTATGAAGATGTAAAAATTAATTTCAAAAAAGGTGAGAAATATTTTGTAACAGAAAAAGAAGCACAAGATGAGGGATTTTCAAAATCTTCAAAATAA